A stretch of Camelina sativa cultivar DH55 chromosome 18, Cs, whole genome shotgun sequence DNA encodes these proteins:
- the LOC104763629 gene encoding uncharacterized protein LOC104763629, whose amino-acid sequence MASSSHNNFDDTIDETLNQVCDQISNQVWQSLLTPLVQHQPPPKPKKKRTFIERNREVGHAHLWNDYFSEDPTYPPRMFRRRFRMNKLLFMRIVERLGTEIPFFQQRRDATGRLGLSTLQKCTATIRMMAYGTTADACDEYLRLAETTSFSYLDYFVDAIINCFGGEYLRRPTPEDLQRLLDIGEFRGFPGMIGSIDCMHWEWKNCPTAWKCQYTRGSGKPTIVLEAVASQDLWIWHAFSGPPGTLNDINILDRSPVFDDILNGRAPKVKYNVNGHQYKMAYYLXKMVYFYPIYFTTANSKRLFLCYTSRSCT is encoded by the coding sequence ATGGCATCTTCTTCACACAATAATTTTGATGACACCATTGATGAAACCTTAAATCAAGTTTGTGACCAAATTTCCAATCAAGTTTGGCAATCTCTTCTCACTCCACTTGTTCAACATCAACCACCAcccaaaccaaagaagaagcGAACTTTTATTGAAAGAAATCGTGAAGTCGGCCATGCCCActtgtggaacgattatttcAGTGAAGATCCAACATACCCTCCTAGAATGTTTCGACGCAGATTTCGAATGAACAAGCTCTTGTTCATGCGTATCGTTGAAAGACTAGGAACGGAAATTCCATTCTTTCAACAACGAAGAGATGCTACAGGAAGGTTGGGGCTATCAACACTACAAAAGTGTACAGCAAcaattcgtatgatggcatatggtaCGACAGCTGATGCTTGTGACGAATACCTTCGACTTGCTGAAACCACATCGTTCTCATACTTGGATTATTTTGTTGATGCCATCATAAATTGTTTTGGAGGTGAGTACTTACGAAGACCAACACCAGAAGATCTTCAACGTCTACTCGATATTGGAGAGTTCCGCGGATTTCCGGGGATGATAGGAAGCattgattgtatgcattgggagtggaagaattgtccaaccGCATGGAAATGTCAATATACACGTGGTTCTGGCAAGCCGACAATCGTTTTAGAAGCTGTAGCatcacaagatctctggatcTGGCATGCTTTTTCCGGACctccaggtacattaaacgatataAATATTCTTGATCGTTCTCctgtttttgatgatattttaaaCGGTCGAGCTCCAAAAGTTAAATACAATGTCAACGGACACCAGTACAAGATGGCTTACTATCTCATNAAAATGgtctacttttatccaatctatttCACTACCGCAAACTCCAAAAGACTGTTTCTTTGCTACACATCAAGAAGCTGCACGTAA
- the LOC104762320 gene encoding ADP-ribosylation factor GTPase-activating protein AGD1-like isoform X2 gives MWLPQLRRTYIVQERRSSKPDFICALSNAEAKKRFEFLEAVSGTMDAHLRFFKQGYELLHQMEPFINQVLAYAHQSRECANYEMASLTERMQEYQRQVDRETRNSNGSPTGDGMRHNSRNSQKVIEAVMQSAAKGKVQTIRQGYLSKRSSNLRGDWKRRFFILDSRGMLYYYRKPWNWSSGNGSRSVVHRNITSENSPGLLSRWLSSHYHGGVHDEKPVARHTVNLLTSTIKVDADQTDLRFCFRIISPTKVYTLQAENAQDQMDWIEKITGVIASLLSFQTPERAIMRLSTVDGGDTFSASDSGSLADPYDIEQAESGESTVENPMTGGNRSRFSGCLQQHDMVKTEKPIDVLTRVLGNEKCADCGAPEPDWASLNLGVLICIECSGIHRNLGVHISKVRSLTLDVKVWEPSVLTLFQSLGNVYVNSVWEEQLNSESRSSSASRSSGTPKSERPRKLVVRKPGFNDPISVKELFIHAKYSERIFVRKAIDSQHFQAPFQELWENVRANDKKSVYRHIVCSEADVNALRGQASYTVSMPLAKMMQLEAKEETLEAKFKSIEKEFQENPEGYSQSSRTGESMVREETSNDCSLLHLACLSADIGMVELLLQYGAKINAIDSKGRTPLHHCIISRRYAIARLLLMRGGDPNAVDKENNIPVKYASETDLNDNELIALLTDSKR, from the exons ATGTGGCTGCCACAATTGAGGAG GACCTACATAGTGCAAGAACGACGTTCGAGCAAGCCCGATTTCATCTG TGCACTCTCTAATGCGGAGGctaaaaagagatttgaatttttggaaGCAGTAAGCGGGACTATGGATGCTCATCTCCGTTTCTTCAAACAG GGTTATGAGCTACTACATCAAATGGAGCCTTTTATTAATCAG GTGTTGGCTTATGCACATCAGTCTAGAGAATGTGCAAACTATGAGATGGCATCCCTTACTGAAAGGATGCAGGAGTACCAAAGGCAAGTTGATCGTGAAACTAGAAACTCAAATGGTTCTCCAACAGGGGATGGCATGAGACATAACTCAAGAAACTCACAGAAAGTCATAGAGGCCGTCATGCAATCTGCTGCAAAAGGAAAG GTTCAGACTATCAGACAAGGGTATTTGTCAAAACGTTCCTCAAACTTGAGAGGTGACTGGAAAAGAAGATTCTTTATCCTTGATAGCCGTGGGATGCTATATTATTACCGCAAGCCATGGAATTGGTCTTCA GGAAATGGTAGTCGCTCTGTTGTTCATAGGAATATTACTTCAGAAAACAGTCCTGGGCTGCTAAGTCGGTGGCTGTCTTCTCATTATCACGGCGGTGTGCATGATGAAAAACCAGTTGCACGTCACACCGTTAATCTGCTGACCTCAACGATCAAAGTTGATGCAGACCAGACCGATCTAAGATTCTGCTTTCGAATAATTTCACCAACAAAAGTTTATACATTGCAG GCAGAGAATGCGCAGGATCAGATGGACTGGATCGAAAAAATAACTGGAGTAATTGCTTCTTTGTTGAGTTTCCAGACACCTGAAAGAGCAATCATG CGTCTTTCTACTGTGGATGGAGGTGATACCTTCTCTGCAAGTGATTCTGGTTCTTTAGCAGATCCATATGATATCGAACAAGCAGAAAGTGGAGAATCCACAGTGGAAAATCCCATGACTGGAGGAAATCGTTCGAGGTTTTCGGGGTGCTTGCAGCAACATGATATGGTAAAGACTGAAAAGCCAATTGATGTCTTGACAAGAGTCTTAGGGAATGAGAAATGTGCAGACTGTGGTGCTCCTGAACCTGATTGGGCATCTTTGAACCTTGGTGTCCTTATTTGTATTGAGTGTTCTGGTATCCATCGTAACCTTGGTGTTCACATTTCAAAG GTCAGATCGCTCACTCTTGATGTTAAAGTATGGGAACCATCAGTCTTGACATTATTCCAATCGTTAGGTAACGTGTATGTAAACTCAGTTTGGGAAGAGCAGTTGAACTCGGAGAGTAGATCTTCCAGTGCTAGTAGGTCTTCGGG CACTCCCAAGTCAGAACGACCTAGAAAGTTGGTTGTAAGGAAGCCTGGTTTCAATGACCCCATTTCTGTGAAAGAGTTGTTCATCCACGCTAAG TACTCAGAGAGGATTTTTGTCCGCAAAGCAATAGATAGTCAGCATTTCCAGGCACCTTTCCAAGAGTTATGGGAGAATGTCCGTGCCAACGACAAGAAATCAGTTTACAGGCACATTGTCTGCTCTGAAGCAGATGTGAATGCTCTGCGTGGACAAGCATCGTACACTGTGTCTATGCCCTTAGCAAAGATGATGCAACTGGAAGCTAAGGAGGAAACCCTTGAAGCCAAATTCAAGAGCATTGAAAAGGAATTTCAAGAGAATCCAGAGGGATATTCTCAGTCAAGTAGGACCGGGGAGAGTATGGTCAGAGAAGAAACTTCAAATGACTGTTCTTTGCTTCACCTTGCTTGTCTTTCTGCGGATATCGGTATGGTGGAACTATTGCTTCAGTATGGCGCAAAAATAAATGCAATAGATTCAAAAGGTCGGACTCCACTTCATCATTGTATCATCAGCAGGAGATATGCAATTGCAAGGTTGCTACTTATGAG GGGAGGAGATCCAAATGCTGTGGATAAAGAGAATAACATACCGGTCAAATATGCTTCTGAAACAGACCTCAATGATAACGAACTGATTGCTTTATTAACAGACTCCAAAAGATGA
- the LOC104762321 gene encoding pentatricopeptide repeat-containing protein At5g61990, mitochondrial-like → MGSTLLRRRCLVLRANCLLFRSFSVNIEKISDASAEIAGILNEVNWLDTLVSSNLSTEINPDVVLSVLRSRRVDDPAKLFSFFNWVDSQKVGEHKLDSFSFLALFLCSFGSFEKAHSVVNHMIERKWPVSEVLSSIVRCSREFAGKSDDGAVFGILIDVYIEKMLFDEAVFVIRSTMDLGLVPSSARCNHLLEVLCQKGDFDEALELKKVMVCKGLVVWKQSYNILVDGLCKRQRLEDAKSLLVEMDSVGVYPDNVSYSTLIGGLLKGRGADAANGLVHEMVSLGINIDPKMYDFFICVMSKEGAMEKAKALFDGMIASGVTPGVRAYASLIDGYFRVKNVLKGYDLLVEMKKRNIVISPYTYGTVVKGMCSSGDLDGAYNIVKEMGASGCRPNVVIYTTLIKTFLQNSRFGDAVRVLKEMKEQGITPDTFCYNSLIIGLSKARRMDEARSFLVEMVENGLKPDAFTYGAFISGYIEAGEFSSADKYVKEMLECGVIPNKVLCTGLINEYCKKGKVIEACSAFRSMVEQGILGDAKTYTVLMNGLVKNGKVNYAEEILHEMRGKGIAPDVFSYGTLIDGFSKLGNMQKASSIFDEMVQEGLTPNVIIYNMLLGGFCRSGEIEKAKELLDEMSGKGFPPNTVTYCTIIDGYCKSGDLAEAFRLVDEMKLKGLVPDSFVYTTLVDGCCRLNDVERAVSIFETNEMACAFSTAPFNALISWVFKFGKPELRTEVTNRLMNGSFDRFGKSNDVTYNILIDYLCKEGNLEAAKELFHRMQKANLIPTVITYTSLLNGYDKMGRRSEMFSVFDDVIAAGIEPDNIMYSVIINAFLKEGMTTKALVLVDQMFAKNAVDDGCKLSISTCRALLSGFAKVGEMDAAQKVMENMVRLNYIPDSSTVIELINESCISSNQRMEADAAP, encoded by the coding sequence ATGGGATCAACGTTGCTCAGGAGAAGATGTTTGGTGCTAAGAGCGAACTGTTTACTTTTCCGATCGTTTTCCGTTAACATTGAGAAAATCTCCGACGCATCAGCTGAAATAGCGGGAATACTCAACGAGGTGAACTGGCTTGACACTCTTGTATCTTCGAATCTTTCCACCGAGATCAACCCAGACGTGGTTCTCTCCGTTTTACGATCCAGACGCGTCGATGATCCCGCTAAGCTTTTCAGTTTCTTCAATTGGGTCGATTCTCAAAAAGTTGGGGAGCATAAATTGGATTCGTTTTCGTTTCTCGCTTTGTTTCTGTGTAGTTTCGGTAGTTTTGAGAAAGCTCATAGTGTTGTGAACCATATGATTGAGAGGAAATGGCCTGTATCTGAGGTTTTGAGCTCGATTGTGAGGTGTTCGAGAGAGTTTGCGGGAAAGAGTGATGACGGAGCTGTATTTGGGATCTTGATTGATGTGTACATTGAGAAAATGTTGTTTGATGAAGCTGTGTTTGTGATTCGTAGCACTATGGATTTGGGATTGGTTCCTAGTTCGGCACGATGTAACCATCTGTTGGAAGTGTTGTGTCAAAAGGGAGATTTTGATGAAGCTCTCGAGCTGAAGAAGGTGATGGTTTGCAAAGGATTGGTGGTATGGAAGCAATCGTACAATATACTTGTAGATGGGTTGTGTAAGCGGCAGCGTCTAGAAGATGCTAAATCGTTGCTGGTAGAGATGGATAGTGTTGGTGTGTATCCTGATAATGTTTCGTATAGTACACTGATTGGTGGTTTACTAAAGGGCAGAGGTGCAGATGCCGCAAACGGACTGGTTCATGAGATGGTTTCACTTGGAATTAACATCGATCCTAAgatgtatgatttttttatctgtGTGATGTCTAAGGAAGGGGCGATGGAGAAGGCAAAGGCTCTATTTGATGGGATGATTGCATCTGGAGTGACACCAGGTGTTCGGGCTTATGCTAGTTTGATCGACGGATACTTTCGAGTAAAGAATGTTCTTAAGGGTTATGATTTACTTGTTGAAATGAAAAAGAGGAACATTGTCATATCTCCATATACTTATGGTACAGTGGTGAAAGGCATGTGTTCTTCTGGTGATCTCGATGGAGCTTATAACATTGTGAAGGAAATGGGTGCTAGTGGTTGCAGACCCAATGTGGTTATATATACTACATTGATCAAAACTTTTCTCCAGAACAGTAGGTTTGGAGATGCAGTGAGGGTGttaaaagaaatgaaagagCAAGGAATCACACCAGACACTTTTTGCTACAATTCCCTTATCATTGGTCTTTCAAAGGCTAGAAGAATGGATGAAGCAAGGTCTTTTCTGGTTGAAATGGTCGAGAACGGATTAAAGCCAGATGCTTTTACCTATGGGGCATTTATCAGTGGATATATAGAGGCAGGGGAGTTTTCATCTGCAGATAAGTATGTGAAAGAGATGCTGGAATGTGGCGTAATTCCAAATAAGGTTCTTTGCACGGGTTTGATCAATGAGTATTGCAAAAAGGGGAAAGTAATAGAGGCATGTTCAGCATTCAGATCTATGGTTGAACAAGGGATCCTGGGGGATGCTAAAACATACACTGTTCTTATGAATGGTCTTGTTAAAAATGGAAAAGTAAATTATGCCGAGGAGATTCTCCACGAAATGCGTGGAAAGGGTATTGCACCTGATGTATTCTCTTATGGTACTCTCATTGATGGATTTTCTAAGTTGGGAAATATGCAAAAGGCTTCTAGTATTTTTGATGAGATGGTTCAAGAAGGTCTGACTCCTAATGTTATCATATACAACATGTTGCTCGGTGGCTTCTGCAGATCTGGTGAAATTGAAAAAGCTAAGGAACTGCTTGATGAAATGTCTGGTAAAGGTTTTCCCCCGAACACAGTGACTTACTGCACAATTATAGATGGATATTGCAAATCTGGGGATCTAGCTGAGGCTTTTCGGTTAGTTGATGAGATGAAACTAAAGGGCTTAGTTCCTGATAGTTTTGTGTACACAACACTCGTGGATGGGTGTTGCAGATTGAACGATGTGGAAAGAGCTGTAAGCATCTTTGAGACAAACGAGATGGCTTGTGCTTTCAGTACCGCCCCTTTCAATGCTTTGATCAGTTGGGTTTTTAAGTTTGGAAAACCAGAATTAAGAACAGAAGTGACAAATCGTCTAATGAATGGGTCGTTTGATAGGTTTGGCAAATCCAATGATGTAACATATAACATTTTGATTGATTATCTATGTAAGGAAGGAAACTTGGAAGCTGCCAAGGAGCTCTTTCACCGCATGCAGAAAGCTAATCTGATACCTACAGTTATAACTTACACATCTCTTCTAAACGGGTATGATAAAATGGGTAGAAGATCTGAAATGTTTTCTGTATTTGATGACGTGATTGCTGCGGGAATTGAACCAGACAACATAATGTATAGTGTCATCATCAATGCTTTCCTGAAAGAAGGGATGACGACGAAAGCACTTGTGCTTGTGGATCAAATGTTTGCTAAGAACGCTGTTGATGATGGGTGTAAGCTAAGTATTTCAACATGTCGGGCTTTACTCTCTGGTTTTGCTAAAGTGGGAGAAATGGATGCAGCTCAGAAGGTTATGGAGAACATGGTTCGACTCAATTATATTCCTGATTCTTCGACTGTTATTGAGTTAATCAATGAAAGTTGCATTTCCTCAAACCAAAGAATGGAAGCTGATGCCGCTCCATAG
- the LOC104762320 gene encoding ADP-ribosylation factor GTPase-activating protein AGD1-like isoform X1: protein MHFSKLDDSPMFRQQMQSMEESAELLRMRCLKFYKGCRKYTEGLGEGYDADIGFVNALESFGGGHNDPICVAFGGPVMTKFTIALREIGTYKEVLRSQVEHMLNDRLLQFVNGDVHEVKEARKRFDKATIIYDQAREKYLSLRKSTRLDVAATIEEDLHSARTTFEQARFHLVSALSNAEAKKRFEFLEAVSGTMDAHLRFFKQGYELLHQMEPFINQVLAYAHQSRECANYEMASLTERMQEYQRQVDRETRNSNGSPTGDGMRHNSRNSQKVIEAVMQSAAKGKVQTIRQGYLSKRSSNLRGDWKRRFFILDSRGMLYYYRKPWNWSSGNGSRSVVHRNITSENSPGLLSRWLSSHYHGGVHDEKPVARHTVNLLTSTIKVDADQTDLRFCFRIISPTKVYTLQAENAQDQMDWIEKITGVIASLLSFQTPERAIMRLSTVDGGDTFSASDSGSLADPYDIEQAESGESTVENPMTGGNRSRFSGCLQQHDMVKTEKPIDVLTRVLGNEKCADCGAPEPDWASLNLGVLICIECSGIHRNLGVHISKVRSLTLDVKVWEPSVLTLFQSLGNVYVNSVWEEQLNSESRSSSASRSSGTPKSERPRKLVVRKPGFNDPISVKELFIHAKYSERIFVRKAIDSQHFQAPFQELWENVRANDKKSVYRHIVCSEADVNALRGQASYTVSMPLAKMMQLEAKEETLEAKFKSIEKEFQENPEGYSQSSRTGESMVREETSNDCSLLHLACLSADIGMVELLLQYGAKINAIDSKGRTPLHHCIISRRYAIARLLLMRGGDPNAVDKENNIPVKYASETDLNDNELIALLTDSKR, encoded by the exons ATGCATTTCTCAAAGCTCGATGATTCTCCCATGTTTCGCCAACAG ATGCAATCTATGGAAGAGAGTGCTGAGTTGCTGCGAATGCGATGCTTAAAGTTCTATAAAGGTTGCAGAAAATACAC ggAGGGGCTTGGAGAAGGGTATGATGCAGATATTGGCTTTGTTAATGCTCTTGAATCTTTCGGAGGAGGTCATAATGATCCCATCTGTGTTGCCTTTGGAG GTCCCGTTATGACTAAATTCACCATTGCTCTACGAGAAATCGGGACATACAAGGAAGTTCTTCGTTCCCAG GTAGAACACATGCTGAATGATCGGTTGCTTCAATTTGTGAATGGTGATGTCCACGAAGTTAAG GAAGCTCGTAAACGGTTTGACAAAGCTACCATTATATATGACCAG GCGCGAGAGAAATATCTTTCATTAAGGAAGAGTACGCGATTGGATGTGGCTGCCACAATTGAGGAG GACCTACATAGTGCAAGAACGACGTTCGAGCAAGCCCGATTTCATCTG GTTAGTGCACTCTCTAATGCGGAGGctaaaaagagatttgaatttttggaaGCAGTAAGCGGGACTATGGATGCTCATCTCCGTTTCTTCAAACAG GGTTATGAGCTACTACATCAAATGGAGCCTTTTATTAATCAG GTGTTGGCTTATGCACATCAGTCTAGAGAATGTGCAAACTATGAGATGGCATCCCTTACTGAAAGGATGCAGGAGTACCAAAGGCAAGTTGATCGTGAAACTAGAAACTCAAATGGTTCTCCAACAGGGGATGGCATGAGACATAACTCAAGAAACTCACAGAAAGTCATAGAGGCCGTCATGCAATCTGCTGCAAAAGGAAAG GTTCAGACTATCAGACAAGGGTATTTGTCAAAACGTTCCTCAAACTTGAGAGGTGACTGGAAAAGAAGATTCTTTATCCTTGATAGCCGTGGGATGCTATATTATTACCGCAAGCCATGGAATTGGTCTTCA GGAAATGGTAGTCGCTCTGTTGTTCATAGGAATATTACTTCAGAAAACAGTCCTGGGCTGCTAAGTCGGTGGCTGTCTTCTCATTATCACGGCGGTGTGCATGATGAAAAACCAGTTGCACGTCACACCGTTAATCTGCTGACCTCAACGATCAAAGTTGATGCAGACCAGACCGATCTAAGATTCTGCTTTCGAATAATTTCACCAACAAAAGTTTATACATTGCAG GCAGAGAATGCGCAGGATCAGATGGACTGGATCGAAAAAATAACTGGAGTAATTGCTTCTTTGTTGAGTTTCCAGACACCTGAAAGAGCAATCATG CGTCTTTCTACTGTGGATGGAGGTGATACCTTCTCTGCAAGTGATTCTGGTTCTTTAGCAGATCCATATGATATCGAACAAGCAGAAAGTGGAGAATCCACAGTGGAAAATCCCATGACTGGAGGAAATCGTTCGAGGTTTTCGGGGTGCTTGCAGCAACATGATATGGTAAAGACTGAAAAGCCAATTGATGTCTTGACAAGAGTCTTAGGGAATGAGAAATGTGCAGACTGTGGTGCTCCTGAACCTGATTGGGCATCTTTGAACCTTGGTGTCCTTATTTGTATTGAGTGTTCTGGTATCCATCGTAACCTTGGTGTTCACATTTCAAAG GTCAGATCGCTCACTCTTGATGTTAAAGTATGGGAACCATCAGTCTTGACATTATTCCAATCGTTAGGTAACGTGTATGTAAACTCAGTTTGGGAAGAGCAGTTGAACTCGGAGAGTAGATCTTCCAGTGCTAGTAGGTCTTCGGG CACTCCCAAGTCAGAACGACCTAGAAAGTTGGTTGTAAGGAAGCCTGGTTTCAATGACCCCATTTCTGTGAAAGAGTTGTTCATCCACGCTAAG TACTCAGAGAGGATTTTTGTCCGCAAAGCAATAGATAGTCAGCATTTCCAGGCACCTTTCCAAGAGTTATGGGAGAATGTCCGTGCCAACGACAAGAAATCAGTTTACAGGCACATTGTCTGCTCTGAAGCAGATGTGAATGCTCTGCGTGGACAAGCATCGTACACTGTGTCTATGCCCTTAGCAAAGATGATGCAACTGGAAGCTAAGGAGGAAACCCTTGAAGCCAAATTCAAGAGCATTGAAAAGGAATTTCAAGAGAATCCAGAGGGATATTCTCAGTCAAGTAGGACCGGGGAGAGTATGGTCAGAGAAGAAACTTCAAATGACTGTTCTTTGCTTCACCTTGCTTGTCTTTCTGCGGATATCGGTATGGTGGAACTATTGCTTCAGTATGGCGCAAAAATAAATGCAATAGATTCAAAAGGTCGGACTCCACTTCATCATTGTATCATCAGCAGGAGATATGCAATTGCAAGGTTGCTACTTATGAG GGGAGGAGATCCAAATGCTGTGGATAAAGAGAATAACATACCGGTCAAATATGCTTCTGAAACAGACCTCAATGATAACGAACTGATTGCTTTATTAACAGACTCCAAAAGATGA